CCGTGGGCATGACCCTTTTGGACCACCCGCCCTCCCCCGGCCTTGCGGTGGTGCCGCTGAGCGACATGCCGCCCAGCCCGCTGGTGGCCGCGTGGGGTGCGGGCAACACCGATGTGCTGGTCCGCTCGTTCGTGCGGGTCGCGGCCGGCGTCCACGGCGGCGGGTAGCGGTGCGGGGGCGGTCCCGCGGTGCGCCCGGGGGGGGGACTTGGCGGGGTACGGCGGGGCCGGGCGCGGGGCTGGGTAGGCTCTGCGGTCATGGGGACCAGCCGTCGTAGTCAGGCCGAGCGGGACGCGATGACCGTGGAGATCGGTTACGCGCTGCTCAGCGCCTGCTTCCTGGGCGCCGTCGTGTTCGGGGCGATCGCCGGTCCGGCCGCCGTCTGGCAGCTCCCCTCCGGCGCCGAAAGGGTGCTGGTGGTCGCGGGTGCCTGGGCCGGCACCGTGCTCGGGGTGCTGCGGGTGGTGCACGTGCTGTGGCGGTACGTCGGGACCTCCCGCCCCACGGACTGACCCCGCCCCCGCTCCTTCTTCCCCCCCGCCGCCCCCTCTCCCCTCTCCCCTCTCCCGGTCTGCGTCGTCCCGGAGCGGCTCGGCATGCCGGAACGTGTCTCCTGTCCCAGGCTGGAGGGGCTGATACCGGCACCGATCCGCCTCCGGGACGAGGGAGCAGAGCGCCATGGGGACCGATGTGTTCCATTCGCAAGTGCCGCTGCGGGTGAACGGCAGGGCCCACCGCCCGGTCGTCGATCACCGTGCGACGCTGCTGGACGTCCTGCGGGAGCAGCTGGATCTGACCGGCGCCAAGAAGGGCTGTGACCACGGCCAGTGCGGTGCCTGCACCGTCCTGGTGGACGGGCGCCGGGCCAACAGCTGTCTGCTGCTGGCGGTCGCCGTCGAGGGATGTGACATCACCACGGTCGAGGGGCTGCACGCCGCCGACGGCCACCCGCCGCATCCCCTGCAGCGGGCGTTCGTGGAGCGTGATGCCTTCCAGTGCGGGTACTGCACGCCGGGGCAGCTGTGTTCGGCCCTGGGCGTCCTGGCCGAGGCCCGGGCCGGCCATGCCTCGCACGTGACGGATCCGAAGGCGGAGGGCGGTGAGCCGGTGCGGCTGAGCCGGGAGGAGATCCAGGAGCGGCTGAGCGGCAACCTGTGCCGGTGCGGCGCCTATCCGCGCATCGTCGAGGCCGTCCAGGACCTGGCGGCCGCCGAGGACGCCGCGGGGGGTGGGGTGCGGTGAAGTCCTTCAGGTATGTGCGCGCCCACAGCGTGGAGGAGGCCACCGCGGCGCACGCCGGCCGGGCCACCTCCCGCTACCTGGGCGGCGGGACCAACCTCGTGGACCTGATGAAGCTGGGCGTGGAGCGGCCCGAGACGCTGATCGACGTCAGCCGGCTGCCGCTGGACGACGTGGCGGAGCTGGCCGACGGCTCCCTGCGGGTGGGGGCGACGGTGCGCAACAGCGACCTGGCCTCCCATCCGCTCGTCCGCGCCCGCCACCCCGTGCTGTCCCAGGCGCTGCTCGCCGGTGCCTCGGGCCAGCTGCGCAACATGGCCACCACCGGCGGCAACCTGCTCCAGCGCACCCGCTGCCCCTATTTCCAGGACCCGGCCAAGCCGTGCAACAAGCGCGAGCCGGGCTCGGGCTGCGGTGCGCGCGAGGGCGTCCACCGCGACCACGCGGTGCTGGGGCACTCCGCGCAGTGCATCGCCACCCACCCCTCCGACATGGCCGTCGCGCTGGCCGCGCTGGACGCGCAGGTCGAACTGCAGGGGGTGCGCGGGACGCGCACGGTGCCGGCCGCCGGCTTCCACCGGCTGCCGGGCGACCGGCCGCAGAGCGACACCGAGCTCGCCCACGGCGAGCTCATCACCG
The sequence above is a segment of the Streptomyces sp. Je 1-369 genome. Coding sequences within it:
- a CDS encoding DUF6332 family protein; amino-acid sequence: MGTSRRSQAERDAMTVEIGYALLSACFLGAVVFGAIAGPAAVWQLPSGAERVLVVAGAWAGTVLGVLRVVHVLWRYVGTSRPTD
- a CDS encoding (2Fe-2S)-binding protein, encoding MGTDVFHSQVPLRVNGRAHRPVVDHRATLLDVLREQLDLTGAKKGCDHGQCGACTVLVDGRRANSCLLLAVAVEGCDITTVEGLHAADGHPPHPLQRAFVERDAFQCGYCTPGQLCSALGVLAEARAGHASHVTDPKAEGGEPVRLSREEIQERLSGNLCRCGAYPRIVEAVQDLAAAEDAAGGGVR
- a CDS encoding FAD binding domain-containing protein, translated to MKSFRYVRAHSVEEATAAHAGRATSRYLGGGTNLVDLMKLGVERPETLIDVSRLPLDDVAELADGSLRVGATVRNSDLASHPLVRARHPVLSQALLAGASGQLRNMATTGGNLLQRTRCPYFQDPAKPCNKREPGSGCGAREGVHRDHAVLGHSAQCIATHPSDMAVALAALDAQVELQGVRGTRTVPAAGFHRLPGDRPQSDTELAHGELITAVLLPPPAPGTVSAYRKARDRASYAFALASVAVVLDVREGAVHEVRIAFGGLAHRPWRARRAEEALRGAAPGGEAFERALDAELAAAEPLRDNAFKVPLARNLACDVLRRLTRQDPGQGQGQGQDGGAGP